Part of the Sphingorhabdus pulchriflava genome is shown below.
TCTACGGCTGCAAGGAATCGCTGGTTGATGCGATCCGTCGCGCCACCGACGTCATGCTGGCAGGCAAGGTCGCCTGCGTTGCCGGATTCGGCGATGTCGGCAAGGGCTCGGCGGCCTCGCTGCGTCAGGGCGGCGCGCGGGTCATGGTCACCGAAATCGATCCGATCTGCGCTTTGCAGGCGGCGATGGAAGGCTATGAAGTCGTTACGATGGAAGAAGCCGTGCAGCGTTGCGATATCTTTGTGACAGCCACCGGCAACGAAGATGTCATCACGGCCGAGCATATGAAGGCCATGAAGCCGATGAGCATCGTTTGCAACATCGGTCACTTCGACAGCGAAATCCAGATTTCGGCGCTCGACAATTACAAGTGGACCGAAGTGAAGCCCGGAACCGATCTGGTGGAATTTCCCGACGGTAAGCAGATCATTATCCTCGCCAAGGGACGCCTGGTCAACTTGGGTTGCGCCACTGGCCACCCCAGCTTTGTGATGTCGTCAAGCTTTACCAACCAGACGCTGGCGCAGATCGAACTGTTCACCAAGACATCGGAATATAAAAACGAAGTCTATGTGCTGCCGAAGCATCTGGATGAAAAGGTTGCTGCCCTGCACCTCGAAAAACTGGGTGTGAAGCTGACCAAGCTTTCGCCCAAGCAGGCAAGCTATATCGGCGTGTCGAGCGAAGGGCCGTTCAAACCCGATCACTACCGTTACTGATTGTTCGGAGACGAGCTCACAACAAATCAGGCCTGCCATTTGGTGGGCCTTTTTTGTTGCGTCCGGTGCGCTTTCGTTGCACCGCAAAATTCGTAACATTTGGTTGCCGGGAATTATTGGATGCAAGGCGGAAGCCTTACTTTTGCGTTGATTGGCTTGCTTTTCGGTGTCTGGCTGGTTGGGGCTGGCTATGCCATCTGGACGGGCCTTGCAATGCGCCGCCGTGCGCGCGCATCCCTAAGGCAGACAGCCAAGCTGT
Proteins encoded:
- the ahcY gene encoding adenosylhomocysteinase; the encoded protein is MSADYVVADLSLAEYGRAEIAIAETEMPGLMALRTEYGASQPLKGARITGSLHMTIQTAVLIETLVALGAEVRWATCNIFSTQDHAAAAIAAAGIPVFAVKGETLADYWDYVGKIFDWDDGSGRTANMILDDGGDATMFALWGARIEAGDELPEPSNAEEIEFQRALKAFVKAKPGYLTMSVAHIKGVSEETTTGVHRLYQIAKDGKLPFPAINVNDSVTKSKFDNLYGCKESLVDAIRRATDVMLAGKVACVAGFGDVGKGSAASLRQGGARVMVTEIDPICALQAAMEGYEVVTMEEAVQRCDIFVTATGNEDVITAEHMKAMKPMSIVCNIGHFDSEIQISALDNYKWTEVKPGTDLVEFPDGKQIIILAKGRLVNLGCATGHPSFVMSSSFTNQTLAQIELFTKTSEYKNEVYVLPKHLDEKVAALHLEKLGVKLTKLSPKQASYIGVSSEGPFKPDHYRY